One Glandiceps talaboti chromosome 2, keGlaTala1.1, whole genome shotgun sequence genomic region harbors:
- the LOC144450890 gene encoding cytoplasmic dynein 2 light intermediate chain 1-like isoform X2: protein MYKGEKTIWDIAIDEAEKSRRTVYQTSEDEQEGLKTGEESTVFIVGNKDAGKTSIILRFLDKDEIAKPTTALEYTFGRRAKGHNIAKDVGHIWELGGGTFLSKLVDVPINVETIEKLSIILILDLSKPQELWNTMDTLLNATRERIEKVKLEASSRDSGLQQRLRRRMLKQFGEEHPDRDMIEPFPVPLVIIGSKYDMFQDFESEKRKVICKTLRFVAHSHSASLLFCSMKTESLVTKARQLISHLVFNTAIGKTFSVDANKPIIVPAGNDSLQQIGPPPVPEGDIGKLTARNPMELWKQAFTAFFPQKASSSSMAAADDPAKDPQYVEPAVDNIRVQKDEELERYRRQSERKAKEMSRGGWEGVKA, encoded by the exons ATGTATAAGGG TGAGAAAACAATATGGGACATTGCAATTGATGAAGCTGAGAAATCAAGAAGAACAGTGTATCAAACATCTGAAG ATGAACAAGAAGGACTGAAGACTGGAGAGGAATCAACTGTTTTCATTGTAGGAAATAAAGATGCT GGGAAAACATCAATAATTTTACGGTTTCTAGACAAAGATGAAATAGCCAAACCAACAACTGCCTTAGAATACACATTTGGTAGAAGGGCAAAAGGACACAATAta GCAAAAGATGTTGGTCATATATGGGAGCTAGGTGGAGGGACATTCCTATCAAAGCTAGTAGATGTACCTATCAATGTTGAAACTATAGA GAAGCTATCCATCATACTCATATTGGATTTATCAAAGCCACAAGAATTATGGAATACCATGGATACGCTGCTGAATGCCACAAGGGAAAGAATAGAGAAAGTAAAGTTAGAGGCCTCTTCAAGGGATTCTGGTTTACAGCAGAGACTCAGACGAAGAATGTTGAAACAGTTCGGAGAAGAACACCCT gATAGAGACATGATTGAACCATTCCCTGTACCATTGGTTATCATAGGAAGCAAGTATGACATGTTTCAG GATTTTGAGTCAGAGAAAAGGAAAGTGATATGTAAAACATTGAGATTTGTAGCCCACAGTCACAGTGCATCATTGCTG TTTTGTAGTATGAAGACTGAATCTCTGGTAACTAAAGCCCGCCAACTAATTAGTCATCTAGTGTTCAATACAGCAATAGG gAAGACTTTCTCAGTAGATGCAAATAAACCAATCATTGTTCCTGCTGGTAATGACTCATTACAACAAATTG GTCCCCCACCAGTGCCAGAAGGTGACATTGGTAAATTGACAGCCAGAAATCCTATGGAGCTATGGAAGCAAGCGTTCACTGCTTTCTTCCCACAGAAG GCTAGCAGTTCATCAATGGCAGCAGCTGATGACCCAGCTAAGGATCCCCAGTATGTTGAACCAGCCGTTGATAATATTAGAGTACAGAAAGACGAG GAACTGGAACGATACAGGAGACAGTCAGAACGCAAAGCCAAGGAAATGTCTCGTGGTGGTTGGGAAGGGGTGAAGGCATAA
- the LOC144450890 gene encoding cytoplasmic dynein 2 light intermediate chain 1-like isoform X1, which translates to MLEVVCDVLGEKTIWDIAIDEAEKSRRTVYQTSEDEQEGLKTGEESTVFIVGNKDAGKTSIILRFLDKDEIAKPTTALEYTFGRRAKGHNIAKDVGHIWELGGGTFLSKLVDVPINVETIEKLSIILILDLSKPQELWNTMDTLLNATRERIEKVKLEASSRDSGLQQRLRRRMLKQFGEEHPDRDMIEPFPVPLVIIGSKYDMFQDFESEKRKVICKTLRFVAHSHSASLLFCSMKTESLVTKARQLISHLVFNTAIGKTFSVDANKPIIVPAGNDSLQQIGPPPVPEGDIGKLTARNPMELWKQAFTAFFPQKASSSSMAAADDPAKDPQYVEPAVDNIRVQKDEELERYRRQSERKAKEMSRGGWEGVKA; encoded by the exons ATGCTTGAAGTGGTATGTGATGTTTTAGG TGAGAAAACAATATGGGACATTGCAATTGATGAAGCTGAGAAATCAAGAAGAACAGTGTATCAAACATCTGAAG ATGAACAAGAAGGACTGAAGACTGGAGAGGAATCAACTGTTTTCATTGTAGGAAATAAAGATGCT GGGAAAACATCAATAATTTTACGGTTTCTAGACAAAGATGAAATAGCCAAACCAACAACTGCCTTAGAATACACATTTGGTAGAAGGGCAAAAGGACACAATAta GCAAAAGATGTTGGTCATATATGGGAGCTAGGTGGAGGGACATTCCTATCAAAGCTAGTAGATGTACCTATCAATGTTGAAACTATAGA GAAGCTATCCATCATACTCATATTGGATTTATCAAAGCCACAAGAATTATGGAATACCATGGATACGCTGCTGAATGCCACAAGGGAAAGAATAGAGAAAGTAAAGTTAGAGGCCTCTTCAAGGGATTCTGGTTTACAGCAGAGACTCAGACGAAGAATGTTGAAACAGTTCGGAGAAGAACACCCT gATAGAGACATGATTGAACCATTCCCTGTACCATTGGTTATCATAGGAAGCAAGTATGACATGTTTCAG GATTTTGAGTCAGAGAAAAGGAAAGTGATATGTAAAACATTGAGATTTGTAGCCCACAGTCACAGTGCATCATTGCTG TTTTGTAGTATGAAGACTGAATCTCTGGTAACTAAAGCCCGCCAACTAATTAGTCATCTAGTGTTCAATACAGCAATAGG gAAGACTTTCTCAGTAGATGCAAATAAACCAATCATTGTTCCTGCTGGTAATGACTCATTACAACAAATTG GTCCCCCACCAGTGCCAGAAGGTGACATTGGTAAATTGACAGCCAGAAATCCTATGGAGCTATGGAAGCAAGCGTTCACTGCTTTCTTCCCACAGAAG GCTAGCAGTTCATCAATGGCAGCAGCTGATGACCCAGCTAAGGATCCCCAGTATGTTGAACCAGCCGTTGATAATATTAGAGTACAGAAAGACGAG GAACTGGAACGATACAGGAGACAGTCAGAACGCAAAGCCAAGGAAATGTCTCGTGGTGGTTGGGAAGGGGTGAAGGCATAA
- the LOC144453844 gene encoding uncharacterized protein LOC144453844: protein MYGYRDTMNLQETNLSIQNNVIVFLCCVALLIVQIDAQTSDGNCSPSCTVEQYCLYHGSGISTCGECSEICPGYSHEDIGKHLNQPLPTPRFECQEYCSDYLKLFESKSAITATEKTIVKEVLITPEGILGQYFLLDLSVIILAVAPYIKCIFVFGYKCIRRLCARNRSSGNDLENGIDSDHKDKTDVQSGNVTKEGDMYAPSNSVHNGKAPNGQVPNEREHKGHETNGHIPNGHIPNGKVPNSHVTNGHASKGHRCREHTPNEHQLTESVPNRSELNEHIRNESQPYLGTAEELQPLTRTAAPQDYHHNQSARIRGSSFHEAITITQPSDDGKNTSV from the exons ATGTACGGATACAGAGACACCATGAACCTTCAAGAAACAAATCTCTCTATACAAAACAACGTTATTGTCTTCTTGTGTTGTGTAGCTCTTTTGATAGTTCAGATCGATGCGCAAACAAGCGATGGAAACTGCAGTCCGTCATGTACGGTAGAACAATATTGCCTATACCATGGCTCAGGGATCTCCACGTGCGGTGAATGCTCCGAGATATGTCCTGGCTATTCACATGAAGATATTGGCAAACATTTGAATCAACCCCTACCAACTCCAAGATTTGAATGTCAAGAGTACTGCTcag ACTATCTGAAATTGTTTGAGAGTAAATCAGCAATTACTGCCACGGAGAAGACAATTGTTAAAGAGGTTCTCATAACACCAGAAG GTATACTGGgacaatattttttgttggaTCTAAGTGTGATTATACTGGCTGTTGCTccttatataaaatgtatatttgtctTTGGCTACAAATGTATCAGACGTCTCTGTGCTAGGAACAGAAGCAGTGGAAATGACTTGGAAAATGGTATTGATAGCGATCATAAAGACAAAACAG aTGTACAGAGTGGTAATGTAACTAAGGAAGGGGATATGTATGCCCCCAGTAATAGTGTTCACAATGGAAAAGCACCAAATGGGCAAGTACCCAATGAAAGGGAACACAAGGGACACGAAACTAACGGACATATACCCAATGGGCATATACCCAATGGGAAGGTACCAAACAGTCATGTGACAAATGGACATGCATCCAAAGGGCATAGATGCAGAGAACACACACCAAATGAACACCAACTTACTGAAAGTGTGCCCAACAGAAGTGAACTCAATGAACATATACGTAATGAAAGTCAACCCTACCTTGGCACTGCAGAGGAACTTCAGCCCTTAACAAGAACAGCTGCACCTCAAGATTACCATCATAACCAAAGTGCTAGAATTAGAGGAAGTAGTTTTCATGAAGCAATCACAATCACACAGCCCAGTGATGATGGCAAGAATACTTCAGTATGA